GTGAAATCATGGCTTTTTGGGGTGAACCGCTAGGAAAAATCCTGGAAACCGTGCAACATCAAGCGGAAATTATGGCGAAAAGTCCACCACCCACACCCCCGGAGTATCCCGAACCTCCTGAGTGGGTAATACCTTTTCCCCGTTATTTTCAGCAGCAAGCAGAGGATTATTTATTGCGGGAGGAAGTTACCGAGCAGGTGATGACTCAACGTTGGGGAAAAATGATGAAAAAAGTTCCCCAAAATACTCTCGAAGGTATGCTGTTGGATGATGAGGGAAATTTGCGGGGTGAGAGTAAGTTTCCCTATGTGGTGACAGGTAAGCGGAAACTGAATGTTTTGGTATGTGTTGCCGATGGTGAGAGCTTTAACGGAATTAAGAAGGATAAGGTTAAGTGGTCAATTACCCAGGATGATGTCAAGAATTATCACTTATTTATTTTCTTATGTTTATTTTATCCTTTTACTGGTAGAAGGGGATATGAAAAGCGAGCCGTAATCACAGGTTTTTTACCCAAAGAGCAAATTGATTTTAGTGAACCCAAAATTTTGATTTATCCCAGTAATTTATTGTATTCAGGGGGGGTGAGTTGGTACTTAGAGGCAATTAATACTCAACAAGAAATTCCTCGCGCTAGTAAGGAAGTGATATTGTCGGAAGTGGTGCAGACTGTACCGACGGAGCATCCTTTGAAAAAGGTGGTTGGCGATTGGGAATGTTGGCAAACTTTAAAGGGACATAGCCGGGGAATTAATTGTCTGGCTTTTAGTCCGGGAAGTCAAAATGGTAAAGCTTTCCCTATAGTAGCTAGCGGTAGTCGGGGTGAGACGAAACTCTGGGATTTAAGTCAGGGTGAGTTGATCGATACCTTACTGGATTATCCTTGGACAGTTTCCGGTTTAGTTGATGAGGTGAATGCTTTAGCTTTTAGTCCGGATGGGCAAACTTTGGTGAGTGGTGGAGCAGACTCAACAATTAAATTGTGGCACACTGGAGCGCGGGATTTAATTGATATTATGCACAAACATAATGGGATTGTGCGTTGTGTCACCTTTACTCCCGATGGCAGAATGTTGGCTACTGGTGGAGACGATCGCAAGATTTTATTTTGGGATTTACTCTATCGCCAGGTGACTGTGGCTTTATCTTTGGATGATACAGCAGCTCATTCCTTGGTTTTGAGTCCTGATGGTCAAATTTTAGTCACTGGTAGTTACCGGAAAATTAAGGTGTGGCATCTGGAGCAACCGATGAATAGTAAGTCTCCGGAAGCTGAATTAAAACATACTTTAATGGGTCATAGTCATATTGTCACGGCTTTGGCAATGAGTAGCGATCGCCAGATTTTAGTCAGTGGCAGCAAGGATAAAATGATTAAAATTTGGCATCTAGGGTCAGGGGAATTACTGAAGACTCTCCCAGGACATATAGATGGAGTGTGTGCGATCGCCCTTAGTCCCAATGGACAAACTATTGCCAGTGGTAGTGCAGACAAAACAATTAAATTATGGCATCTGCAATCTGGGGAGCTTTTAGGTACGTTTACTGGTCATACTGATGCAGTCACCGCTCTGGCTTTTACTACTTCTGGAGAAATGTTAGTTAGTGGTAGTTTGGATAAGACTATCAAAATTTGGCAACGGAGTTGAGGAATTTAAGAAGGATTACTCCTTTGGTACTAAATTGGTAGAATGATGACCTTCCTTACAGACTCTACAGATATTACCAGGATTCATTTTTCCTCAAGGTTGAGCATTAAGCAGCGCAGTGAATTGGGGCAGTTTTTGACTCCTGCGACCATCGCTCGTTTCATGGCGGGACAATTTAGCAATTTGGCAGGTCAAATCAGGTTGCTTGATCCTGGTGCAGGAGTTGGTTCATTAACTACCGCTTTTATAGAGCGCTTATTAAGTAGTCCTAATCCGATTGAAAGCTGCTCTATAACTGCATATGAAGTTGAGCCAACTTTCTTATCATCTTTGGAGCAGCGCTTGATAGAATGCTGTTTTGCTCTAGAAAAAAGAGGAATCAAAGCAGATTATAGCTTGCATGAAAAGAGCTTTATCGAAGCTGCTGTTGAAGTAAATCTTCCCCTCTTCCCAGACTCTAGTACTTGTTTTACTCATGCAATTCTAAATCCTCCTTATAAAAAGATTAATAATCAATCGGCAGAGAAGAAAATCCTCTCAAGTCTCGGAGTCGAAACGGTCAATCTTTATAGTGCGTTCGTTTGGCTTGCCATGTTACAGCTTGCTGAAGATGGAGAGATGGTAGCCATCACGCCAAGAAGCTTCTGCAACGGCCCATACTTTCGCCCTTTTCGGAAAGCATTTTTAAAAGAAATGGGGCTGAGAAA
The Calothrix sp. 336/3 DNA segment above includes these coding regions:
- a CDS encoding WD40 repeat domain-containing protein; protein product: MDWISLLKAQQADFLQRVKKPKTYDLSLLESPVKGCHSEIMAFWGEPLGKILETVQHQAEIMAKSPPPTPPEYPEPPEWVIPFPRYFQQQAEDYLLREEVTEQVMTQRWGKMMKKVPQNTLEGMLLDDEGNLRGESKFPYVVTGKRKLNVLVCVADGESFNGIKKDKVKWSITQDDVKNYHLFIFLCLFYPFTGRRGYEKRAVITGFLPKEQIDFSEPKILIYPSNLLYSGGVSWYLEAINTQQEIPRASKEVILSEVVQTVPTEHPLKKVVGDWECWQTLKGHSRGINCLAFSPGSQNGKAFPIVASGSRGETKLWDLSQGELIDTLLDYPWTVSGLVDEVNALAFSPDGQTLVSGGADSTIKLWHTGARDLIDIMHKHNGIVRCVTFTPDGRMLATGGDDRKILFWDLLYRQVTVALSLDDTAAHSLVLSPDGQILVTGSYRKIKVWHLEQPMNSKSPEAELKHTLMGHSHIVTALAMSSDRQILVSGSKDKMIKIWHLGSGELLKTLPGHIDGVCAIALSPNGQTIASGSADKTIKLWHLQSGELLGTFTGHTDAVTALAFTTSGEMLVSGSLDKTIKIWQRS